AGTTATAGGAATATTTTGACGTTATATTATTCATCAAAATGTTGCTCTTATCTGAAAGTATCAAAAGTAACGTAGAGGTTAACAatctgtacaattttttatttcctctaCATTGTTTCTTTTCGTCTGGAGTATAGTATCATTACTATTTCTCTAAGCATCTCCAGATAATATATtagtgtaatttataaatcaaacaaaatagAGTCTTGCTGTATCTCTCAAGTACTATGCTCTTTTTCTGAAaggttttatttaatgctaaaatttgtttaacttaGGTGCCAGGTGCTTAAGAAGCAGCTGGCAAGATGGGAAAATTGTTGTCAAAGATCTTTGGCAACAAGGAAATGCGAATTCTTATGTTAGGATTGGATGCTGCTGGGAAAACTAGTATCCTTTAtatgtattcttttatttgtataggatttataaaaaaaaacaacaatttgtaataaagCAGTGTTACATTTTACGCTAatgttattttcttaattatatattagcgatattatataaacttaaattAGGACAGTCTGTAACAACTATACCAACTGTAGGATTCAATGTAGAAACAGTTacctataaaaatgttaagttCAATGTTTGGGTAAGtagtatgaaattaattatatatatctacAGTAGTATAAATACCAGTTTTtacaaagtattaatttttgttttcaggACGTTGGTGGTCAAGATAAAATACGTCCACTATGGCGTCACTACTACACAGGAACACAGGGACTTATTTTTGTAGTAGACTGTGCAGATAGAGATCGTATTGATGAAGCACGTCAAGAACTTCATCGAATTATAAACGATAGAGAAATG
This sequence is a window from Augochlora pura isolate Apur16 chromosome 9, APUR_v2.2.1, whole genome shotgun sequence. Protein-coding genes within it:
- the Arf51f gene encoding ADP-ribosylation factor 6 isoform X1, with product MGKLLSKIFGNKEMRILMLGLDAAGKTTILYKLKLGQSVTTIPTVGFNVETVTYKNVKFNVWDVGGQDKIRPLWRHYYTGTQGLIFVVDCADRDRIDEARQELHRIINDREMRDAIILIFANKQDLPDAMKPHEIQEKLGLTRIRDRNWYVQPSCATTGDGLYEGLTWLTSNHKL
- the Arf51f gene encoding ADP-ribosylation factor 6 isoform X2, coding for MLLGKLVSFISILYKLKLGQSVTTIPTVGFNVETVTYKNVKFNVWDVGGQDKIRPLWRHYYTGTQGLIFVVDCADRDRIDEARQELHRIINDREMRDAIILIFANKQDLPDAMKPHEIQEKLGLTRIRDRNWYVQPSCATTGDGLYEGLTWLTSNHKL